In Phaeobacter sp. G2, the DNA window GCCAAAATCACCGACGCGTCATAATCGCCCGCGATACGGATCACGTCGGCACCCAGATCGCGCATTGCCTGGGCGCGACCCTCGCTCACCTCCGCATGGATATAGATCCGGCAGGGCGCGCCAAAGCGCTGACAGCCCCAGGCCAGCGAGCGTCCATGATTTCCATCCGTGGCCGAAACCAGCGTGATCTCAGCCGCCTCGGATCTGTAAGTTCCGGTTCGGATATCCTCCAACGAGACCTCATGCCCCAAACGCGCCGAGATCTGCCGCTGCAGCACCCGCTGCGCTGCATAAGATCCGCCAAGCGCCTTGAAACTGCCCAACCCAAACCGGGGACCTTCATCCTTATACAGAATGCCCCCAACGCCGATCTTTGCGGCCAGCGCCGTGAGCGAGACCAATGGCGTCGGCTGGTAGCCCTGCCACTGGGTGATTTCGGCGCGGGAGGTGGCAAAGTCCTGACGCGACAAAACCCGCTCCACGGCATCGCCATCGCGTTTTCTGGCTGCAACATGTCCTAGTTTTGCGACAGAAGGAAAATCAAACATTGGCGGTCTTTCGGCTAGGGAGACGGTCACGGACCAGCTCTGCCCAGAAGGCAGCTCCAATCGGCAACAGCGCATCGTTAAAATCATAGTCAGCGGAATGCAGCGGCTGGCCATGGGCGCCGCTTTCTCCGTTGCCCAGCAACAGAAAACAGCCGGGTATAGCTGCACTGAAATGGGCAAAATCCTCAGAAAAGCTCATGGGGGGACGATCGGCGACCGTCTCCAGCTGGAGCGCCCGCGCCACCCGCACCACGGCCTCTGTCGGGGTTTTGGCATTCAGGGTTTCAATGAACTCCGTATCAAAGCTCATCTCGACGGTAATGCCATGGGCGGCTGCGATGCCACGGGTGATCTGGCGCATGAAGCGCTCCAGCGCCAGACGGTCTTGCGGCAGGCGAGCCCGCACATCGCCCTTGAGCCGCGCCAGACCGGGCAGCACGTTTCGCTGTCCATCGGTGATGAATTCGGTGACCGAAACCACCGCCCCAGAGGAGGGTGCCAGTTTGCGGGACACAATCGTTTGCAGGGCCAGAACCATTTCCGCGCCCACAGTGATAACATCCACCCCAACATGGGGCATCGAGGCATGCCCACCCTGACCCTTTAGTGTAATCTCAAACAGGCTTTCGCTGGCGCAAATCTGCCCCGGACGGGTCGAAACCTGCCCCACAGGCGCACCAGGCAGATTGTGAATGGCATAGATTTCTTCCAGTTCAAACCGCTCCAGAAAACCTTCGGCGATCATCGCCTGCGCCCCTAACCCGTGCTCCTCATTTGGTTGAAAAATGAACACGACGGTGCCCTCAAAATCGCGGCTCTGCGCCAAGATTTCCGCCGCGCCCAAGAGCATGGTCATATGACCATCATGGCCGCAGGCATGCATGACCCCAGCGTTTTGCGAGACGTAATCATGATCTGCGATTTCGTGAATAGGCAGGGCGTCCATATCGGCCCGCAACCCAATCGCACGGTTGCCGCCACCCGATTTCAGTACACCAATGACGCCGACACCTTCATAGACCTCAAGTCCCAACTGCCGCAGCCGCTCCGCAACGCAGGCCTTGGTGCGATGCTCAGCAAAGCCAAGCTCTGGCTGTTGGTGAAACTGCCGTCGTAGCGCCGTCAAGACTTTGTCAAATTCGCCCATAGAAAGATCCCCGTTGCACCTCTGAATTTACCCGGAACCTTGCAAGCTGGGCATCAATATCCACCCCTTTCGCAAGTAATTTCCTTGCTATTTTTCCGATCTGCGATTGTTTTCAGAACTCCCGGGGTCAAGACCCCGATCCGCACACACGGCTTGGCGGCCCGTAGACCTTAAAGACTGGTAGACCTCAAACTACAAAGGATTGAAAAGCCTTGTGGGCGGCGCCGCCATCGGCTCTACCTGCGAAGACTGAATAGAGGAAACCAGGCTAAGCACCTAATATTATGAATAGTTTATGAAAGATGATGTGGGGTTCGCGGGCTTGGAGAAGGAAGAAATAATATGCACGAAGACTTAGGAGCGTTGAAACTGCGGTACCCATCGGCCCAGACATTCAAGTTTGGCGATACTCCCGCTTTATGCAGCGCATTGCTGTCCTTGGTGCGGAATGGAAAGAAAATGGCAACCTGTAGCGCGCTGCACGAGTTCCAGAACGGCGAACCTTCCCCCGAAATCGGCCGGCGCGATATTTGTCTCAACTGGGACGGCACTCCAGCTCTTGTGATCGAGACCGTTGAGGTGATCCAGTGCAGGTTCGATGAAGTGACCGAAGACATGGCTCTTGCCGAGGGCGAGGATGAAAGTCTGGATGGTTGGCGCGCAGGGCATCGTGGCTACTTTGAACGGAACAGCGGATTTTCATCGGACATGCAGATTATTTGGGAACGGTTCCTCCTTATCGAGGATTTCGCGCAAGATTGATAAGTCGCTTGATGGCAAATCCATTCTGAACTGTCAGGGGATTAAAACAACCCCGACTGCCTTATGCGGGAAGAGTGATACGTCAGCTTTGCCGAAGGGTCACATTGCTGCTTTGCGGCGGCACACTTTAATCCAATAATCTGGATTATGTTATTTTAACCCGCCAAGATCAACCTCGGCCCCGCAGCTTGCGAGGTTGACGGCCGTCAAGACTGGAAAATGCGCAAAACCACTGCGCTTTCAAAGCTAAAATTTTCCTGTTAACCATCAGAAAAACATTAATATTTCTGAGCGGAAGTTTAGCCACCTGCAGGGGTAGTAACACTTCGTCAATAACCCTTATCAATTTGAAAAAAGCACCCGTTTTTCGCCACATCTTGTGCCCGAGCTGCGCATTCCACCTCTCTAGCTCTGACCTCCAACACAGATTTTACTGCGAGGAGTAAGTTATGAGCGAGCGAGCAAAACGCGTGGTTCCATTCGCAAAAACCGGCACCGCAGGCCGCCTCATTGCCGCCAGCTATCCGCAGCAGTTGAACGCCTGGTACCTGCAGACGGGTCGTAAGCGGATCAACAGCATCTACAAAATCAAGGGCAGCCAGATCATCCAGATGGGCGTCCGGGCCTGCTAAAAGCAGGTCTATTCCGGCGTCGCAGCGGACAATGTCAACGCAGTCTTTGACCCATGCGCTCCAAAGCTCATGGAATTCGGCCCCCAGCCGCGACAAGGGTCGCCCATGGCGGGGGAGTGAGCATGGCCTCAAAGCACAGCCTGACACCAACGCATCTGGTCGGGGTTGCGGCCCCCCCTATGCCCAACAGTTACAGGCAGCGCTACAGCGCCCGGTCTATGATCTGACAACCCTGGCGGCGATGATGGCCAATGTGGTGCACCGCCAGGCCGTTCCTAGATTTATTTGAAACGAGGCCCGGCTTAACAAGCGCCTCATGCCACCGTGCCTGTAGGAGGCCCTACCCCAGCAAGGCCTGATTGAGGTCCGAAATCAAATCATCCACGTCTTCAATCCCGATGGAGATCCGCAGCAGGTTTTCCGGGATACCGGTATGGGGCTCAATGGTGTGGCGATGTTCCACCAGGCTTTCTACCCCACCAAGCGAAGTCGCGCGATGAAACAGGTTCAACCGCCCTGCCACCGCCAGCGCCGCCTCGCGACCACCTTTGACCAGAAAAGACATCAGGAACCCATAGCCTCCGGTCATTTGGCGGCTGGCCAGCGCGTGACCCGGGTGGCTGGGCAAGCCGGGGTACAGCACATCTTCGACCTCTGGGTGTTGGCTGAGAAACTCCGCGACCGCCATGGCATTGGCGCACATCTTTTCCACCCGCAACGGCAGCGTGCGCATGCTGCGCACCAATAGCCAGGCCTCAAAAGGACCCATCACAGCGCCGGCCTCATTGCGATCCATGCAGATCGCCTCCCAGAGCGGGGTGCGTGCGCGGGTGCTCAGCACCCCGCCCAGCACATCGGAGTGACCATTGATCACCTTGGTGGCGGAATGCATGACGATATCCGCCCCCATCTCCAGTGGCCGGGTCAGCAGCGGGGTCGCAGCGGTGCTGTCCACAACCAGACTGGCGCCAGCACTCTGCGCGCAGGCTTTAGCCGCTTTGATATCGACGGTTTTCAGCCAGGGGTTTGAGGGCGTCTCGATAAACAAGAGCTGCGCCTGCTGCGCCGCGCAGAGCGCCTGCAAAGCCGCCGTATCGCTGGCCTCAACCTCGTGTAGAGTAATGTCACGGCGCACACAAAAATCGCGGATCCATTTGGTGGTGCCCCAATAGATGCCCGACTGCACAATCACCGCACCGCCATTGGGCACCGTGCGAAACACCGCCGCGATGGCTGCCATACCCGATGGAAACAGCTGAGTATCCGCTGCGCCCTCAAGGCGGGACAGAATGTCTTCGCCAAGCCGCACCGCCTCATTATGGGAACGCAGGTAGACGTTACCCTCATTGACCAGCTGATAGTCCCGGTCCCGCACAAAGGTGGTGGAGGGCTGCAAAGGCGGCACCACACCACCACTGGCCATGTCAATCGCGCCTGCGGCTTGGGCCGCTATCGTCGCTGGTTTCATGTCGTTGCGGTGCATCTCTCTGGCTCCTTGCTTTGGGTGCCCCATCTTTGAAGCCCGCCCTCGCCAAGTTCAATTGCTTTAAGTGCAAAAGACATCGCTGCGCCTAAAAATTCGCCGCAGGCGCCGCTTGTGATTTGTGTCCCGCCATGGTCCGATTACTCTGACTTTTTGATCCCCCAAGGACTGCCCGACAATGCCCGTACAAATTCGCCAGGCCCAGCCGCAGGACGCCGCCAGCATTGCCGCTATTGCCAACACATTGATCCGCGACACCTTATTTACCTTTACCACACAGGAGCGTCGGCCCGAAGAAATCGCCACGCGGCTGCAAGAGGACCCCAAACCGTTCTTACTGGCAGAGCGTGATGGCCGTGCCCTTGGCTTTGCCACCTACGGGGCCTTTCGCTCTGGCCCCGGGTATCGCCACACCCAGGAACACTCAATCCAACTGCTGCCCGAAGCACAGGGGCGAGGGCTGGGACGGGCCTTGATGGCCCAGCTGGAAGAGGCCGCCCGCGCCAGGGAGGTACATGTGCTGGTGGCTGGCATCAGCAGCGCCAATCCAAAGGCAGTCGGGTTTCACAGTGCCATCGGGTTCACCCGCACAGGTCTTATGCCTCAGGTCGGGCACAAATGGGGCCAATGGCTGGACCTCATTCTGATGCAAAAGCAGCTATAAACCGCCCCGGATTTTCAGCGCAGCTGATCCACCGCCCGCGCCAGTCGCGCCAGGGCCTCGCGCAGCTCTGCGGTGCTGGTGGCGTAGGAAATGCGGAAATAGGGCGACAGGCCAAAGGCCCGCCCCGGCACCATGGCAACATCATGCTGTTCCAGCACATAGGCGCAAAAATCCGCATCCGTTTCCAGAATTTCACCCCCTAGTGTGCGGCGCCCCAGAACACCGGCGCAACTGGCAAAGGTGTAAAAGGCGCCTTCAGGGCGTGGGCAGCTGATCCCGTCCAGGGCGTTGAGCCCATCAACCACCAGATCACGGCGGGCCTGAAAGCTGCTGCGCCGCTCTGACAGAATCTGTTGTGAGCCGTTCAGCGCCGCCACTGCTGCCGCCTGGGACACAGACGAGGCACAGGAGGTCGACTGCCCCTGAATCACCGCCATCGCAGAAATCAGCGCAGCGGGGCCGCCCGCATAGCCAATGCGCCAGCCGGTCATGGCATAGGCCTTGGACACTCCGTTGATGGTCAGGCAGCGCGATTTCAATCGCGGCTCAACCGCTGCCGGGGTGGCAAAGTCAAACCCCTCATAGGTGATATGCTCGTACATATCATCGGCCATGATCCAGACATCCGGATGCTGCAGCAAGATTTGCAGCAGGGGCGCGTAGTCCTTGGCCCCATAGGCCGCGCCAGAGGGGTTCGAGGGCGAATTGAACAAAACCCAGCGAGTGCGCGGCGTCAGCGCCTGTTGCAACTGCGCCGGGGTCATCCGAAAGCCGGTCTCAGCCTCGCAGGGCACCAGCACCGGTTTGCCCCCGGCAAGGGCAATGATATCCACATAAGAAGTCCAGTAAGGGGCTGGAACAATCACCTCATCGCCCGGTTCAAGACTGGCCATGAAGGCGTTGTAGAGCACCTGTTTCGCCCCGGTTGAGACGATGATTTCATCCAGCCCATAGTCCAACCCATGGTCGCGGCTGAATTTGGCGCTGATCGCCTGTTTCAACGCTGTAGTGCCGCCCAGGGCAGTATATTTGGTCTCTCCGGCCCTGATCGCATCAACAGCCGCCTGTTTGATCGCATCCGGGGTGTCAAAATCCGGCTCCCCCGCCCCCAGGACGATCACCGGCCGCCCCTGCTCTTTCAACTCTGCAGCGCGCGCGCCAATTTGCAAAATCTCTGATACCTCGATGGCATCAATACGGCTGGCCTTGCGAAACTCTGACATGGATAGGGTCCTACAGCTGAGAGCACAGGCGTCGGGATCCAACACCCGACGCTCAGACCCAAAGCCTAAGCCTCTTCAACGGGCAAAATACTCCCCTTCTTGGACCCAACTCATTCCAAAACCGCATAGATCTGCCCGTTCGGATCCAGAGAAGTTACGCAAGGTCACCGGTTTTCTGCCGCAGCTGCCGGGTAATCCAGGTCTCGAATTTTTGCACCGCATCCGCCGCGACCCCGTGTGGGCGCACCAGATAGTACCGCTTGTTTGAGCGTAGCCCCGGCCCCGGCAACCGCCGCAGCGCCCCCGAGGCAAGCTCATCAGAGACCATGTCAAAGGGCACGATAGCAGCACCCAGCCCAGCAACGGCGGCGCCAATCACCATAGAATACTGATCAAA includes these proteins:
- a CDS encoding amidohydrolase, which encodes MGEFDKVLTALRRQFHQQPELGFAEHRTKACVAERLRQLGLEVYEGVGVIGVLKSGGGNRAIGLRADMDALPIHEIADHDYVSQNAGVMHACGHDGHMTMLLGAAEILAQSRDFEGTVVFIFQPNEEHGLGAQAMIAEGFLERFELEEIYAIHNLPGAPVGQVSTRPGQICASESLFEITLKGQGGHASMPHVGVDVITVGAEMVLALQTIVSRKLAPSSGAVVSVTEFITDGQRNVLPGLARLKGDVRARLPQDRLALERFMRQITRGIAAAHGITVEMSFDTEFIETLNAKTPTEAVVRVARALQLETVADRPPMSFSEDFAHFSAAIPGCFLLLGNGESGAHGQPLHSADYDFNDALLPIGAAFWAELVRDRLPSRKTANV
- a CDS encoding ASCH domain-containing protein, which encodes MHEDLGALKLRYPSAQTFKFGDTPALCSALLSLVRNGKKMATCSALHEFQNGEPSPEIGRRDICLNWDGTPALVIETVEVIQCRFDEVTEDMALAEGEDESLDGWRAGHRGYFERNSGFSSDMQIIWERFLLIEDFAQD
- a CDS encoding PLP-dependent transferase; protein product: MHRNDMKPATIAAQAAGAIDMASGGVVPPLQPSTTFVRDRDYQLVNEGNVYLRSHNEAVRLGEDILSRLEGAADTQLFPSGMAAIAAVFRTVPNGGAVIVQSGIYWGTTKWIRDFCVRRDITLHEVEASDTAALQALCAAQQAQLLFIETPSNPWLKTVDIKAAKACAQSAGASLVVDSTAATPLLTRPLEMGADIVMHSATKVINGHSDVLGGVLSTRARTPLWEAICMDRNEAGAVMGPFEAWLLVRSMRTLPLRVEKMCANAMAVAEFLSQHPEVEDVLYPGLPSHPGHALASRQMTGGYGFLMSFLVKGGREAALAVAGRLNLFHRATSLGGVESLVEHRHTIEPHTGIPENLLRISIGIEDVDDLISDLNQALLG
- a CDS encoding GNAT family N-acetyltransferase, whose amino-acid sequence is MPVQIRQAQPQDAASIAAIANTLIRDTLFTFTTQERRPEEIATRLQEDPKPFLLAERDGRALGFATYGAFRSGPGYRHTQEHSIQLLPEAQGRGLGRALMAQLEEAARAREVHVLVAGISSANPKAVGFHSAIGFTRTGLMPQVGHKWGQWLDLILMQKQL
- a CDS encoding pyridoxal phosphate-dependent aminotransferase, with translation MSEFRKASRIDAIEVSEILQIGARAAELKEQGRPVIVLGAGEPDFDTPDAIKQAAVDAIRAGETKYTALGGTTALKQAISAKFSRDHGLDYGLDEIIVSTGAKQVLYNAFMASLEPGDEVIVPAPYWTSYVDIIALAGGKPVLVPCEAETGFRMTPAQLQQALTPRTRWVLFNSPSNPSGAAYGAKDYAPLLQILLQHPDVWIMADDMYEHITYEGFDFATPAAVEPRLKSRCLTINGVSKAYAMTGWRIGYAGGPAALISAMAVIQGQSTSCASSVSQAAAVAALNGSQQILSERRSSFQARRDLVVDGLNALDGISCPRPEGAFYTFASCAGVLGRRTLGGEILETDADFCAYVLEQHDVAMVPGRAFGLSPYFRISYATSTAELREALARLARAVDQLR